Proteins encoded within one genomic window of Pseudorasbora parva isolate DD20220531a chromosome 3, ASM2467924v1, whole genome shotgun sequence:
- the arrdc3a gene encoding arrestin domain-containing protein 3a: protein MVLGKVKSFIVTYDCLNDSNVPVFSSGDSVSGRVIIEVTGEIRVKSLKIHAKGFAKVRWTESRNAGSNTAYTQNYTEEVEYLNHRDILIGHERDDDNSEEGLTTIHSGRHEYAFSFELPQTPLATSFEGKHGSVRYWVKAELHRPWLLPMKTKKEFTVFEHIDINTPLLLSPQAGTKEKTLCCWFCTSGPISLSAKIERKGYTPGESIQIFAEIENCSSRMVVPKAAIYQTQTFFAKGKMKEIKQLVANIRGESLSSGKTETWNGKMLKIPPVSPSILDCSIIRVEYSLMVYVDIPGAMNLSLNLPLVIGTIPLHPFGSRTSSVSSQCSMTMSWLGMALPERPEAPPAYAEVVTEEQRQSCLEVSSGRENFEGPLLAYIQEFRFRPPPPYSEIDPHPDQATSTAEQRLDTCPSR, encoded by the exons ATGGTGCTAGGAAAGGTAAAGAGCTTCATTGTAACCTACGACTGTCTAAATGACAGCAATGTCCCTGTTTTCTCAAGCGGGGACTCCGTCTCAGGAAGAGTTATCATTGAAGTCACCGGGGAGATTCGCGTGAAGTCTCTTAAAATACATGCAAAAGGATTCGCAAAAGTTCGTTGGACAGAATCACGAAATGCTGGCTCCAACACTGCCTACACTCAGAATTACACAGAAGAAGTGGAATATCTGAATCATAGAGACATCCTTATTGGCCATGAAAGAG ATGATGATAACTCTGAGGAGGGACTCACCACTATTCATTCAGGAAGACATGAGTATGCATTCAGCTTTGAGCTTCCACAAAC ACCTCTGGCTACCTCGTTCGAAGGGAAGCACGGCAGTGTGCGCTACTGGGTAAAGGCTGAGCTGCACAGGCCGTGGCTTCTGCCCATGAAGACCAAGAAAGAGTTCACTGTCTTTGAACACATCGACATCAACACTCCTCTCCTGCTG TCTCCCCAAGCAGGAACTAAAGAAAAGACACTATGCTGCTGGTTTTGCACCTCAGGTCCAATCTCCTTAAGTGCCAAAATTGAACGGAAAGGATATACTCCAG GAGAGTCCATTCAGATCTTTGCAGAAATTGAAAACTGCTCCTCGCGAATGGTTGTGCCAAAGGCCGCCATTTACCAAACGCAAACCTTCTTTGCCAAAGGGAAGATGAAGGAGATCAAGCAGTTAGTGGCCAACATCCGAGGGGAGTCGCTTTCTTCCGGCAAGACGGAGACATGGAATGGAAAAATGTTGAAAATCCCTCCTGTATCACCCTCCATCCTCGACTGCAGTATCATTAGAGTGGAGTACTCACTCATG GTGTATGTAGATATCCCAGGAGCCATGAACCTGTCTTTAAACCTGCCCCTGGTAATTGGCACCATCCCCCTCCATCCTTTTGGTAGCCGCACGTCATCTGTGAGCAGCCAGTGCAGCATGACCATGAGCTGGTTAGGCATGGCCCTCCCTGAGAGGCCTGAAG CTCCTCCAGCCTATGCAGAGGTGGTCACAGAAGAACAGAGGCAGAGCTGTCTGGAAGTATCGTCGGGGCGGGAGAACTTTGAAGGCCCACTATTGGCCTACATCCAGGAGTTCCGCTTCCGACCCCCTCCACCTTACTCTGAG ATTGATCCACATCCAGATCAAGCCACATCGACCGCGGAGCAGAGACTCGACACCTGCCCATCACGTTGA